One stretch of Wolbachia endosymbiont of Armadillidium arcangelii DNA includes these proteins:
- a CDS encoding sigma-70 family RNA polymerase sigma factor encodes MKLKTAIVVQNIRYQAKRLKLFECFAHETHEDLEQELFCEIWTYLDRYDESKGSFNTFVARLTERRANNLLEKQLCMKRNINNYVNIEKTEAFEDEVAKRTDVDYMISTLPRKMQKICEQLKYFNLYEVAKMNNISRTTLNTMVRKIRIKLSSIYYKGKKKN; translated from the coding sequence ATGAAACTAAAAACTGCCATAGTTGTTCAAAATATACGGTATCAAGCTAAGAGATTAAAACTTTTTGAATGCTTTGCTCATGAAACTCATGAAGATCTTGAGCAAGAACTTTTCTGTGAAATTTGGACTTATCTTGATAGATATGACGAAAGTAAAGGTAGCTTTAACACTTTTGTAGCAAGATTAACTGAACGTCGTGCCAATAACTTATTGGAGAAACAACTATGTATGAAGCGCAATATTAATAACTATGTCAATATTGAGAAAACAGAAGCTTTTGAAGATGAAGTAGCGAAACGTACTGATGTAGATTACATGATTTCAACGCTACCAAGAAAGATGCAAAAGATATGCGAGCAACTCAAGTACTTTAACTTATATGAAGTTGCTAAGATGAACAACATATCAAGAACTACTTTAAATACTATGGTAAGAAAAATACGTATAAAACTCTCTTCCATCTACTACAAGGGCAAAAAGAAAAATTGA
- a CDS encoding ATP-binding protein, which yields MTFKILNNNERLKTTTGIKVVIFGPYGIGKTSLLKTISEPTLCLDFEAGLLAVQDWQGDSISVRTWNQARDIACLIGGPNPALKSDQAYSQKHYEHVCSKHKDLLSEVSKYRCIFVDSITVASRLCLLWARMQPEAFSDRSGKEDKRAAYGLLAQEMMAWLNQFQHIRDKDIIIVGTLGQYLDDCNRPTWLPQCEGAKTASEIPGIVDEVISMVGIKKDDGTEKRSFVCQTINTWGYPAKDRSGCLDMVEEPHLGKLLAKIKAKTLASVA from the coding sequence ATGACTTTTAAAATTTTAAACAATAATGAAAGATTGAAAACAACTACAGGCATAAAAGTAGTAATTTTTGGTCCTTACGGTATTGGTAAAACCAGCCTCTTAAAGACTATAAGTGAACCAACACTATGTCTTGACTTTGAAGCAGGTCTGCTTGCTGTTCAAGATTGGCAGGGAGATTCAATTAGTGTTCGTACTTGGAATCAAGCTCGGGATATTGCCTGCCTAATTGGTGGTCCGAACCCTGCACTAAAATCTGATCAGGCGTATAGTCAGAAACACTATGAGCATGTCTGTAGCAAGCACAAAGATCTTCTTTCTGAAGTGTCTAAATACCGATGCATCTTTGTGGATAGTATAACCGTTGCTTCACGTTTATGTCTATTATGGGCAAGGATGCAACCTGAAGCTTTTTCCGATAGATCAGGAAAAGAAGATAAAAGAGCTGCTTATGGGTTGCTTGCTCAAGAGATGATGGCTTGGCTCAATCAGTTTCAACATATCAGAGATAAAGACATCATCATAGTTGGCACATTAGGTCAATATCTCGATGACTGCAATCGTCCAACTTGGCTACCTCAATGTGAAGGAGCTAAAACTGCTAGTGAGATTCCAGGGATAGTTGATGAGGTAATCAGCATGGTTGGAATCAAGAAAGATGATGGTACAGAGAAACGTTCATTTGTCTGTCAGACTATTAATACTTGGGGATACCCTGCTAAAGATCGAAGTGGCTGCCTTGATATGGTTGAAGAACCGCATTTAGGTAAATTACTTGCGAAAATTAAAGCCAAAACCTTGGCTTCTGTTGCCTAA
- a CDS encoding AAA family ATPase, with protein sequence MKYDEEKLWIAVIERAIKDAAVELKKEAIKWFDSESFETVCELANLSSKRMKSMYGGFMQRKEIKGLLIDNIKKCVPYLIPNGNFYRERTYVGNCDGDMITVKIVGKEAGNWRNFTKGISGDIIDLWTLVKGDINSAKRWLNTKENTTEHKITSFSARHYLNDKSPMPKDIIGPRILTPGGLLVIGGTPKIGKSNFLLSMLVHLAAGVSFLGMKPARPLKIFYLQDEMEYDYIRERLQKLRISKKILDEGTENLVITKKVQLTLNVEKIKEIMSENLDVKTVDLIVIDSLFDYRSMISFLQNSINELRSITNPMAGVIVTHYTKKVSTTTLKKNPFQALSGANVLRSLYTSGVMIFRPERNTLQLMYELKNGKPIPTKFINMVNGRWIATA encoded by the coding sequence TTGAAGTACGACGAAGAGAAGCTCTGGATTGCTGTAATTGAGAGAGCTATCAAAGATGCAGCAGTAGAGCTAAAGAAAGAAGCAATTAAATGGTTTGATTCAGAGTCTTTTGAAACTGTTTGTGAGCTAGCTAATCTCAGCTCTAAACGTATGAAAAGTATGTATGGGGGTTTTATGCAGAGAAAGGAAATAAAAGGATTATTGATTGATAATATTAAGAAGTGTGTACCTTACCTAATTCCAAACGGTAATTTTTATCGAGAGAGGACTTATGTTGGCAACTGTGACGGGGATATGATTACGGTTAAAATAGTGGGTAAAGAAGCTGGAAATTGGCGTAATTTTACTAAAGGAATTAGTGGTGATATTATTGATCTTTGGACTTTAGTTAAAGGTGATATAAATTCCGCTAAGAGGTGGTTAAATACTAAAGAAAACACAACAGAACATAAAATTACATCGTTTTCAGCAAGGCATTACTTGAATGATAAATCACCAATGCCAAAAGATATAATAGGCCCAAGAATTCTAACTCCAGGCGGTCTTTTGGTTATAGGTGGAACTCCTAAAATAGGAAAGAGTAATTTTCTACTTTCCATGTTGGTACATTTAGCTGCTGGAGTATCATTTCTTGGTATGAAGCCTGCAAGGCCACTTAAGATATTCTATCTACAGGATGAAATGGAATATGATTACATAAGAGAGCGCTTACAGAAGCTAAGAATCAGCAAGAAAATTCTTGATGAAGGAACAGAAAACTTAGTTATTACTAAAAAAGTACAGTTAACTTTGAATGTGGAAAAAATAAAAGAAATTATGTCGGAAAATCTTGATGTAAAAACAGTTGATCTTATAGTGATAGACTCTCTTTTTGATTATAGGAGTATGATCTCTTTTCTGCAAAATAGTATTAATGAACTACGCTCTATCACTAATCCTATGGCTGGAGTAATAGTTACACATTACACCAAAAAAGTGTCAACAACCACGTTAAAAAAGAATCCATTTCAAGCATTGAGTGGTGCTAATGTTTTAAGAAGTTTATATACATCTGGAGTAATGATATTTAGGCCAGAAAGGAATACTCTGCAATTGATGTACGAACTTAAAAATGGCAAACCAATACCAACAAAATTCATAAATATGGTTAACGGACGCTGGATAGCTACAGCTTAA
- a CDS encoding AAA family ATPase, whose protein sequence is MDIYCNFNTAASRKNASLVEKEQLKAQLLLNIRSCLSYLLPRGTFRGDKFYVGNVQGDKGKSLVVELSGSEAGLWHDFATKEGGDIIDLWAEVHRKSTRTEFTEVIDSIAEWLGHFKKIKTDKTAGNPTAYWDYYDENGQAIVRVYRYDDDSGKRYLPFDIKKSTFSVPEIRPLYNIPGILKSDKIILVEGEKCANALIEQGVTATTAMSGANAPIEKTDWTPLKGKHIIIWPDNDEAGKKYAEKSAMKLTCLGVEELCILEIPKDKPKGWDAADCVKEGINVEKFLSLILQVPYVKKLSTTEEFSKVQKAGRCISLSAIPVIKYLNDKSPMPKDIIVPRILTPGGLLVFAGAPKVGKSDFLISWLLHMAGGIPFLNMMPTRPLKIFYLQTEIGYHYMRERLQQIKLNEELLEIAGYNLVITPQVELLLNDDSIEIIVDKIESSFGSNAVDIIAIDPLRNIFDAGENSSENDNNAMLFFLQERVGKLRKLANQDAGVILVHHTKKMQKKSLEEDPFQSFSGASSLRGFYTTGIIMHRPDEQQSKRQLIFELRNGHAIASKYIDKINNNWYVVDYESQRLVNKDYGQRLDAERSRRYSTINLYGRDVYIQ, encoded by the coding sequence ATGGATATCTATTGCAATTTTAATACTGCAGCTTCACGAAAAAATGCATCGTTAGTAGAAAAAGAACAGCTTAAAGCTCAGCTTTTGTTAAATATCAGATCATGCCTTTCATATCTATTACCAAGAGGAACTTTTCGTGGTGATAAGTTTTATGTAGGCAATGTACAAGGCGATAAAGGAAAAAGTCTAGTAGTAGAATTAAGTGGTAGTGAAGCTGGACTATGGCACGATTTTGCAACAAAAGAAGGTGGAGATATAATTGATCTTTGGGCAGAAGTGCATAGAAAAAGTACTAGAACAGAGTTTACTGAAGTAATCGACTCTATAGCTGAATGGCTTGGTCATTTTAAAAAGATCAAAACTGACAAAACTGCAGGTAATCCAACTGCATATTGGGATTATTACGATGAAAACGGCCAAGCTATTGTTAGAGTATATCGTTATGATGATGATAGTGGAAAGAGATATCTTCCTTTTGATATCAAAAAATCCACCTTTAGTGTACCAGAGATAAGGCCGCTATATAATATTCCAGGTATTTTAAAGTCCGATAAAATTATTCTTGTAGAAGGGGAAAAGTGTGCAAATGCTCTCATAGAGCAAGGTGTTACTGCCACAACTGCAATGTCTGGAGCAAATGCACCTATTGAAAAAACAGATTGGACTCCACTTAAAGGTAAACACATTATTATATGGCCAGATAATGATGAAGCAGGTAAGAAATACGCTGAAAAATCTGCTATGAAACTTACTTGTCTTGGAGTTGAAGAACTTTGCATTTTGGAAATACCTAAAGATAAACCAAAGGGTTGGGACGCTGCTGATTGCGTGAAAGAAGGTATAAATGTTGAAAAATTCTTATCTTTAATTCTTCAAGTTCCATATGTGAAAAAACTATCAACTACCGAGGAATTCTCGAAAGTTCAAAAAGCAGGACGTTGCATTTCACTTTCAGCAATTCCAGTAATAAAGTATTTAAACGATAAATCACCAATGCCGAAAGACATAATAGTTCCAAGAATTTTAACTCCAGGAGGACTATTGGTGTTTGCAGGTGCACCTAAGGTTGGAAAAAGTGATTTTCTTATTTCTTGGTTATTACACATGGCAGGAGGAATTCCATTTTTGAACATGATGCCCACAAGACCTTTGAAAATCTTTTACTTACAAACTGAAATTGGCTATCACTATATGCGTGAACGTCTTCAGCAAATTAAACTAAATGAAGAACTTCTTGAAATTGCTGGATATAACTTAGTTATTACACCACAAGTGGAGTTACTTCTAAATGATGATAGTATAGAGATTATTGTAGATAAAATAGAAAGTTCATTTGGCTCGAATGCAGTTGATATAATAGCAATAGATCCACTACGCAATATTTTTGATGCCGGCGAGAATAGTAGTGAAAATGACAACAATGCTATGTTATTCTTTCTACAAGAAAGGGTTGGTAAATTGAGAAAGCTGGCTAATCAAGATGCAGGAGTTATTTTAGTACACCACACAAAGAAGATGCAAAAGAAATCATTGGAAGAAGACCCATTTCAAAGTTTTAGCGGTGCAAGCAGTTTAAGGGGATTTTATACTACAGGAATAATTATGCACAGACCAGATGAACAACAAAGTAAACGTCAACTAATCTTTGAGTTACGTAATGGCCACGCTATTGCATCAAAATACATTGATAAGATTAACAATAACTGGTACGTAGTTGATTATGAATCGCAAAGACTTGTGAACAAAGATTATGGCCAAAGGTTAGATGCAGAACGTTCGCGTAGGTATTCTACAATTAATTTATACGGAAGGGACGTCTATATACAATAA
- a CDS encoding Holliday junction resolvase, with translation MSTLTLDLGKQTGWAILTNGVIESGSKSFHGSRFSGGGMCFLNFRNWLNSLKDISAVYFEEVRRHLGTDAAHCYGGFLAVLSAWCEENNIPYQGVNVKTIKRFIAGKGNASKSEVIEVIREKSFSPRDDNEADALALMFYVSKDINKTKNP, from the coding sequence ATGTCAACCCTAACACTGGACCTTGGCAAACAAACAGGCTGGGCAATTCTAACCAATGGAGTAATTGAAAGTGGAAGCAAAAGTTTTCATGGTAGCCGTTTTAGCGGAGGTGGCATGTGCTTCTTGAATTTTCGTAATTGGCTCAATTCTTTGAAAGACATTTCTGCAGTGTATTTTGAGGAAGTGAGAAGACATCTAGGAACTGATGCAGCGCATTGCTATGGCGGTTTTCTCGCAGTTCTGTCTGCTTGGTGTGAAGAGAACAATATTCCCTACCAAGGTGTTAATGTTAAAACTATCAAACGCTTTATAGCAGGCAAAGGCAATGCAAGTAAGAGTGAAGTTATTGAAGTGATACGTGAAAAAAGTTTTTCACCTCGAGATGATAATGAGGCGGATGCTTTGGCATTAATGTTCTATGTTAGTAAAGATATTAATAAGACGAAAAATCCATAA
- a CDS encoding ankyrin repeat domain-containing protein, with product MSALELIKCLINQPGVDVNVRGSNGKTPLHYAVEINELSMVALLLNRKNINPLITDDDGKSALDCAREEILQALINNKYGSEEDSLLHLAAMLNEANAVRFLLNKGVNVNEQNALLHTPLHLAAGAGHEEIVEILIREGNADKDVLDTRNHAAIHYAVNNKKLEVVKLLSNLGANVNVAGSGRNAMKLSSLHVAISSSNYDERDLCLDIVRCLINAPNAGVNLQDYENKTPLHYAERLKTVEVLLTREDIDPLIKDDNGKTPFCCAKEANRLDIVKILVSNRYGTDKNSLLHLAARKGYADLIDSILGEGVEIDVVDESGKTGIYVAAKQGHFSVVKLLLKRGADATDVFQYAIITNNAKLIKLLSKEKEIVLFGRQKNFPTFHVLSNKYLEERKIADKKIKKYNSIICISITVCAIAIVGIYPNIIAAVMVGIVALIAAITMSNLTQKYMEEALEKKMFTELESEKTSECSSVFSDVEISSNDNEELAI from the coding sequence ATGTCTGCTTTAGAATTAATAAAATGCCTCATCAATCAACCTGGAGTGGATGTTAATGTCAGAGGATCAAACGGAAAGACACCGCTGCATTATGCAGTAGAAATTAACGAGCTTAGTATGGTTGCGCTCTTACTGAACAGGAAAAATATTAATCCACTGATCACTGATGATGATGGTAAAAGTGCCCTGGATTGTGCAAGAGAAGAAATATTACAAGCGCTAATTAATAACAAATACGGATCAGAGGAAGATAGCTTACTTCACTTAGCTGCGATGTTGAATGAAGCAAATGCTGTAAGGTTTTTACTCAACAAAGGGGTTAATGTTAATGAACAGAATGCTTTACTACACACACCATTACACTTAGCGGCAGGAGCTGGACATGAAGAAATAGTAGAGATTTTAATTAGAGAAGGAAATGCGGACAAAGATGTTCTTGACACAAGAAACCATGCAGCAATTCATTATGCAGTAAATAACAAGAAGCTAGAAGTAGTAAAATTGCTTTCAAATCTTGGTGCAAATGTCAATGTAGCTGGTAGTGGCAGAAATGCAATGAAATTGTCTTCTTTGCACGTAGCTATAAGTAGTAGTAATTACGACGAAAGAGACTTATGTTTAGATATTGTAAGATGCTTAATAAATGCTCCTAATGCTGGGGTCAATTTACAAGATTATGAAAATAAAACACCACTACATTATGCTGAAAGACTTAAAACAGTAGAAGTATTACTAACGCGAGAAGATATAGACCCTTTGATTAAAGACGATAATGGCAAGACACCATTTTGTTGTGCAAAAGAAGCAAATAGATTAGATATAGTAAAGATTTTAGTAAGTAATAGATATGGAACTGATAAAAACAGTTTGCTTCATTTAGCTGCCAGAAAAGGATATGCAGATCTAATAGACAGTATTCTAGGTGAAGGAGTTGAAATAGATGTTGTAGATGAGAGTGGAAAAACGGGAATTTATGTTGCTGCAAAGCAAGGTCACTTTAGCGTAGTAAAGTTGTTGCTAAAGAGAGGAGCAGATGCCACGGATGTTTTTCAGTATGCAATAATAACGAACAACGCAAAATTAATAAAACTACTGAGTAAAGAGAAGGAAATAGTGTTATTTGGAAGACAGAAGAACTTTCCAACATTTCACGTTCTGAGTAATAAATATTTGGAAGAAAGGAAAATAGCAGATAAAAAAATAAAGAAATATAATAGTATCATCTGTATTTCTATAACAGTATGCGCAATAGCGATAGTGGGAATTTACCCTAACATTATAGCTGCGGTAATGGTGGGAATAGTTGCGCTCATAGCTGCAATAACAATGAGTAATTTAACTCAGAAGTACATGGAAGAAGCACTTGAAAAGAAAATGTTTACTGAACTCGAAAGTGAGAAAACAAGTGAGTGCAGTTCTGTTTTTAGTGATGTGGAAATATCATCTAATGATAATGAAGAGCTAGCGATATGA